The following coding sequences lie in one Sorghum bicolor cultivar BTx623 chromosome 6, Sorghum_bicolor_NCBIv3, whole genome shotgun sequence genomic window:
- the LOC110436610 gene encoding autophagy-related protein 8C-like, which translates to MAKTSSFKLEHPLEKRQSEANRIREKYPDRIPVIVEKAERSDIPDIDKKKYLVPADLTVGQFVYVVRKRIKLSAEKAIFIFVKNTLPPTAALMSSIYEENKDEDGFLYMTYSGENTFGLL; encoded by the exons ATGGCCAAGACGAGCTCGTTCAAGCTGGAGCACCCCCTCG AGAAGAGGCAGTCTGAGGCTAACCGGATCAGGGAGAAGTACCCTGACAGAATTCCA GTGATTGTTGAGAAGGCTGAGAGGAGTGACATTCCTGACATCGACAAGAAAAA GTACCTCGTCCCTGCTGATCTTACAGTTGGACAATTCGTGTATGTCGTTAGGAAGAGAATCAAGCTCAGTGCTGAGAAGGCTATCTTCATCTTTGTGAAGAACACCCTTCCACCAACAG CTGCTCTGATGTCTTCAATCTATGAAGAGAATAAGGacgaggatgggttcctctacATGACTTACAGTGGTGAGAACACCTTCGGTCTGCTCTAG